One part of the Planctomycetia bacterium genome encodes these proteins:
- a CDS encoding isoprenylcysteine carboxylmethyltransferase family protein → MPLREEWEAQGNWLFRWRSYLPIGLCLLFAWAVVDFRYAGEEHAFQEALMAGCLLVSCSGLVVRALVVGYAPKGTSGRNTAAGQIAEQLNVAGMYSVVRHPLYVGNFLIWLGIPLFFHNAWLLMVFCLVYWLYYERIMFAEEEFLRRKFGAEYVRWAAQTPAFIPRLTGWQQPTLPFSWRNVLRREYTALFGILMAFAGLEVLEHAIVEGRLEIETHWRVLIPLAVVVYVGLRSLKRHTRLLAEAGR, encoded by the coding sequence ATGCCGCTGCGTGAAGAGTGGGAGGCTCAAGGGAATTGGCTGTTTCGCTGGCGCAGTTACTTGCCGATCGGCCTGTGCTTGTTGTTCGCCTGGGCGGTCGTTGATTTCCGCTACGCGGGCGAGGAGCACGCGTTCCAGGAGGCGCTCATGGCCGGCTGTCTGCTGGTCTCTTGCTCCGGGCTGGTGGTCCGGGCGCTGGTCGTCGGTTATGCGCCGAAGGGCACCTCGGGCCGCAATACCGCTGCCGGTCAGATCGCCGAACAACTGAACGTCGCCGGCATGTACTCGGTGGTGCGGCACCCGCTGTACGTGGGCAATTTCTTGATCTGGCTGGGTATTCCGTTGTTCTTTCACAACGCCTGGCTGTTGATGGTGTTCTGTCTCGTCTACTGGCTGTATTACGAGCGGATCATGTTCGCCGAGGAAGAGTTCCTGCGGCGCAAATTCGGCGCGGAGTACGTTCGCTGGGCGGCGCAAACGCCGGCCTTTATCCCGCGATTGACCGGTTGGCAGCAGCCGACACTGCCGTTTTCCTGGCGCAACGTGCTGCGTCGCGAATACACGGCCCTGTTCGGCATTCTGATGGCCTTCGCCGGCTTGGAAGTGCTGGAGCACGCCATCGTCGAAGGCCGCCTGGAAATCGAAACCCATTGGCGGGTGCTGATTCCGCTGGCGGTCGTCGTCTATGTCGGATTGCGCTCGCTCAAACGGCATACGAGGTTACTTGCAGAAGCCGGCCGGTAA
- the acpP gene encoding acyl carrier protein — protein sequence MASVKERVIEIVSEQLGVSKDQITPETSFVQDLGADSLDTVELVMELEEEFGINIPDDAAEKIQTVGQAIEHIEKTQAGA from the coding sequence GTGGCATCAGTTAAAGAGCGAGTCATCGAGATTGTCTCCGAGCAATTGGGCGTCAGCAAAGATCAGATCACGCCCGAAACCTCGTTCGTTCAGGACTTGGGCGCGGACTCACTGGACACCGTAGAATTGGTGATGGAACTCGAAGAAGAGTTCGGCATCAATATTCCTGACGACGCGGCCGAGAAGATTCAGACGGTCGGCCAGGCGATCGAGCACATCGAAAAAACGCAAGCCGGCGCCTAG
- the fabF gene encoding beta-ketoacyl-ACP synthase II, giving the protein MKRRVVVTGLGVVTSLACKVDELWRRILACESGIGPILRFDTTNFRVRFGGELSHWDTTEYLPPKEAKRIDRFTQFALVGAIDAVRDSGIDFANEDPYRCGVILGSGIGGLQEIETQHSRLLEKGPDKVSAFTIPKLMVNAACGHVSIQYGLRGPSAAVATACASATNAIGDSFKAIQYDDADIMVSGGTEAALTPMGISAFASMRALSERNDDPTHASRPFDRERDGFVLSEGAGILVLEELEHAKKRGARIYGELLGYGASADGGHITQPDQHGTGAARAMQGAIRDAKIALEDIGYINAHGTSTPLGDQAETIAIKTVFGDLAKKLSVSSTKSQLGHLLGASGGVELILTALALTKSVIPPTSNFENADPNCDLDYTPNEPRERKLTAAMSNSFGFGGHNASVIIGQVRNGQA; this is encoded by the coding sequence ATGAAACGTCGCGTTGTCGTCACCGGATTGGGAGTTGTCACTTCGTTGGCCTGCAAGGTCGACGAGTTGTGGAGGCGCATTCTCGCCTGCGAAAGCGGTATCGGACCGATCCTTCGCTTCGACACCACGAATTTCCGCGTCCGCTTCGGCGGCGAATTGTCCCACTGGGACACCACCGAATACCTGCCGCCCAAAGAAGCGAAACGGATCGATCGTTTTACGCAATTCGCGCTCGTCGGCGCGATCGACGCGGTCCGCGATTCCGGAATCGACTTCGCGAACGAAGACCCTTACCGCTGCGGCGTGATCCTGGGCTCCGGCATCGGCGGCCTGCAGGAGATCGAAACGCAGCATTCCCGGCTGCTGGAAAAAGGGCCGGATAAAGTCTCGGCGTTCACGATTCCCAAGTTGATGGTCAACGCCGCCTGCGGGCACGTCTCGATTCAATATGGCCTGCGCGGTCCGAGCGCGGCGGTGGCCACGGCTTGCGCCAGCGCGACCAACGCGATCGGCGACTCCTTCAAAGCGATTCAATACGACGACGCCGATATCATGGTCTCCGGCGGCACCGAAGCCGCGCTGACGCCGATGGGCATCAGCGCCTTCGCTTCGATGCGCGCACTTTCGGAGCGCAACGACGATCCGACCCACGCCAGCCGGCCGTTTGATCGGGAACGCGATGGCTTCGTGCTCTCCGAGGGCGCCGGCATCCTGGTGCTGGAAGAATTGGAACACGCCAAGAAGCGGGGCGCGCGGATTTACGGTGAATTGTTGGGCTACGGCGCCAGCGCCGACGGCGGCCACATCACGCAGCCCGATCAACACGGCACCGGCGCAGCCAGGGCCATGCAGGGCGCGATTCGCGACGCGAAGATCGCCTTGGAAGACATCGGTTACATCAACGCCCACGGCACCAGCACGCCGCTGGGAGATCAGGCCGAAACGATCGCCATCAAAACGGTGTTCGGCGATTTGGCCAAGAAATTGAGTGTGTCGAGCACCAAGAGCCAATTAGGGCACTTACTCGGCGCCAGCGGCGGCGTGGAGCTGATCCTCACGGCCCTCGCGCTCACGAAGTCGGTGATTCCGCCGACGTCGAATTTCGAGAACGCTGACCCGAATTGCGATCTCGATTATACGCCCAACGAGCCGCGCGAACGTAAGCTCACCGCCGCGATGTCGAACAGCTTCGGCTTCGGCGGGCATAATGCGTCGGTGATCATCGGCCAGGTCCGCAACGGCCAGGCGTAA